A genomic window from Pseudocitrobacter corydidari includes:
- the yejK gene encoding nucleoid-associated protein YejK: MSLDIDQIALHQLIKRDEQTLELVLRDSLLEPTAPVEEMMAELHRVYSAKNKAYGLFNEESELAQALRLQRQGEEDFLAFSRAATGRLRDELAKYPFADGGIVLFCHYRYLAVEYLLVAVLNNLSSMRVNEQLDISSTHYLDINHADIVARIDLTEWETNPESTRYLTFLKGRVGRKVADFFMDFLGASEGLNAKVQNRGLLQALDDFSAEAQLDKNERQTVRKQVYDYCNEQLQAGEEIELESLSKEISGVSEVSFSEFTAEKGYELEESFPADRSTLRQLTKFAGSGGGLTINFDSLLLGERIFWDPATDTLTIKGTPPNLRDQLQRRVGGK, encoded by the coding sequence ATGAGTCTGGATATCGACCAGATTGCGCTGCACCAGCTTATCAAACGCGATGAGCAGACGCTTGAACTGGTACTGCGTGATTCGCTGCTGGAGCCCACTGCGCCCGTCGAAGAGATGATGGCGGAACTGCATCGGGTCTACAGCGCTAAAAATAAGGCCTACGGGCTGTTTAACGAAGAAAGCGAGCTGGCGCAGGCGTTGCGCCTGCAGCGTCAGGGCGAAGAGGATTTCCTGGCGTTCAGCCGGGCGGCGACCGGTCGTCTGCGCGATGAGCTGGCAAAATATCCGTTTGCGGACGGCGGCATCGTGCTGTTTTGCCATTATCGCTATCTGGCGGTGGAATACCTGCTGGTGGCGGTGCTGAATAATCTCAGCAGCATGCGTGTCAACGAGCAGTTGGATATCAGCTCTACCCACTATCTCGATATCAATCATGCGGATATCGTGGCGCGTATTGATTTAACCGAGTGGGAAACCAACCCGGAATCGACACGTTACCTGACGTTCCTGAAAGGGCGAGTAGGGCGTAAAGTCGCGGATTTCTTTATGGATTTCCTCGGCGCCAGCGAAGGGTTGAATGCCAAAGTGCAAAACCGCGGCCTGTTGCAGGCGCTGGATGATTTCTCCGCCGAAGCGCAGCTCGATAAAAACGAGCGTCAGACCGTGCGTAAGCAGGTTTACGACTACTGCAACGAGCAGTTGCAGGCGGGCGAAGAGATTGAACTGGAATCACTTTCCAAAGAGATTTCCGGCGTGAGCGAAGTGAGCTTTAGCGAGTTTACGGCTGAAAAAGGCTATGAACTGGAAGAGAGCTTCCCGGCGGACCGCAGTACTTTGCGTCAGTTGACGAAGTTTGCCGGTAGCGGTGGCGGGTTGACGATTAACTTCGATTCTCTGCTGCTGGGTGAGCGTATTTTCTGGGATCCGGCAACGGACACGCTGACCATTAAAGGCACGCCGCCGAACCTGCGCGATCAGCTTCAGCGTCGCGTGGGTGGCAAATAA
- the rplY gene encoding 50S ribosomal protein L25 has product MFTINAEARKEQGKGASRRLRAANKFPAIIYGGEAAPVAIELDHDKLWNMQDKAEFYAEVVTIVIDGKEEKVKVQAVQRHAYKPKLSHIDFVRA; this is encoded by the coding sequence ATGTTTACTATCAATGCAGAAGCACGTAAAGAGCAGGGTAAGGGTGCGAGCCGCCGCCTGCGCGCAGCTAACAAGTTCCCGGCTATCATCTATGGTGGCGAAGCTGCTCCGGTTGCAATCGAACTGGATCACGACAAACTGTGGAACATGCAGGACAAAGCTGAGTTTTACGCAGAAGTTGTTACCATCGTAATCGATGGCAAAGAAGAAAAAGTGAAAGTTCAGGCTGTTCAGCGTCACGCTTACAAACCGAAACTGTCTCACATCGACTTCGTTCGCGCGTAA
- a CDS encoding DEAD/DEAH box helicase, which produces MTFTLRPYQQEAVDATLNHFRRHQHPAVIVLPTGAGKSLVIAELARLARGRVLVLAHVKELVAQNHAKYCALGLEADIYAAGLKKKESHGKVVFGSVQSVARNLDHFKSEFSLLIVDECHRISDDDDSQYQQILAHLKSVNPTVRLLGLTATPFRLGKGWIYQFHYHGMVRGDEKALFRDCIYELPLRYMIKHGYLTPPEQLDMPVVQYDFSRLQANSNGLFSEADLNRELKQQKRITPHIISQIEEFAQDRKGVMIFAATVEHAREITGLLPANDAALITGETPGPMRDELIDAFKAQKFRYLVNVSVLTTGFDAPHVDLIAILRPTESVSLYQQIVGRGLRLSPGKTDCLILDYAGNPHDLYAPEVGAPKGKSDNVPVQVFCPGCGFANTFWGKTTADGTLIEHFGRRCQGWLEDDEGHREQCDYRFRFKNCPQCNAENDIAARRCRECDTVLVDPDDMLKAALKLKDALVLRCSGMVLQDGADDKGAWLKITYYDEDGADVSERFRLHTPAQRTAFEQLFIRPHTRTPGVPLRWITPADILAQQALLRHPDFVVARKKGQFWQVREKVFDYEGRFRRANELRG; this is translated from the coding sequence ATGACTTTTACACTTCGCCCCTATCAGCAGGAAGCCGTCGACGCCACCCTTAACCACTTTCGCCGCCATCAGCACCCTGCCGTGATTGTGCTGCCTACCGGCGCAGGCAAAAGCCTGGTGATTGCTGAACTGGCAAGACTGGCGCGCGGGCGTGTGTTAGTACTTGCACATGTTAAGGAACTGGTCGCACAGAACCACGCCAAATATTGCGCGCTGGGCCTGGAGGCCGATATCTACGCGGCGGGTCTGAAGAAAAAAGAGAGCCACGGCAAAGTGGTGTTTGGTAGCGTGCAGTCCGTCGCACGCAATCTGGACCATTTCAAGAGTGAATTTTCGCTGTTGATCGTCGATGAGTGCCACCGCATCAGCGATGACGACGATAGCCAGTATCAGCAAATCCTTGCCCACCTGAAGAGCGTAAACCCAACGGTACGCCTGCTAGGGCTGACGGCCACGCCCTTCCGCCTGGGAAAAGGCTGGATTTATCAGTTCCACTATCACGGTATGGTACGCGGCGACGAAAAAGCGCTTTTCCGCGACTGTATTTATGAACTGCCGCTGCGCTATATGATCAAACACGGCTATCTGACGCCACCCGAGCAGCTTGATATGCCGGTGGTACAGTACGATTTCAGCCGCCTGCAGGCCAACAGCAACGGGCTGTTCAGCGAAGCGGATCTCAATCGTGAACTGAAACAGCAAAAACGTATTACGCCGCACATCATCAGCCAGATTGAAGAGTTTGCTCAGGATCGCAAAGGGGTGATGATTTTCGCCGCCACCGTTGAGCATGCGCGCGAAATCACCGGGCTGCTGCCCGCCAACGATGCGGCGCTGATTACCGGCGAAACGCCCGGCCCGATGCGTGATGAACTCATCGACGCCTTCAAAGCGCAGAAATTTCGCTATCTGGTCAACGTGTCGGTATTAACCACCGGCTTTGACGCCCCGCATGTCGATCTCATCGCGATTCTGCGCCCAACCGAATCAGTGAGTCTTTACCAACAAATTGTAGGTCGCGGCCTGCGCCTGTCGCCGGGAAAAACGGACTGTCTGATTCTGGACTACGCCGGAAACCCTCACGATCTCTACGCCCCGGAAGTCGGTGCGCCAAAAGGCAAAAGTGACAACGTGCCGGTCCAGGTTTTCTGCCCCGGCTGCGGCTTTGCCAATACCTTCTGGGGTAAAACTACCGCTGACGGCACGCTGATTGAACACTTTGGCCGCCGCTGTCAGGGTTGGCTGGAAGATGACGAAGGGCACCGGGAACAGTGCGACTACCGCTTCCGCTTCAAAAACTGCCCACAGTGTAATGCGGAAAACGATATCGCCGCCCGCCGCTGCCGGGAGTGCGACACGGTGCTGGTCGACCCGGACGATATGCTTAAAGCGGCGCTGAAGCTCAAAGATGCGCTGGTGCTGCGCTGTAGCGGCATGGTGCTTCAGGACGGCGCGGATGACAAAGGCGCGTGGCTGAAAATCACCTACTACGATGAAGACGGTGCCGATGTGAGTGAGCGCTTCCGTCTGCATACACCGGCGCAGCGTACCGCCTTTGAACAGCTCTTTATACGCCCGCATACCCGCACGCCCGGCGTGCCGCTGCGCTGGATAACGCCCGCCGATATTCTTGCCCAGCAGGCGCTGTTGCGCCATCCCGATTTTGTGGTGGCCCGTAAGAAAGGGCAGTTCTGGCAGGTGCGCGAGAAGGTTTTCGACTACGAAGGCCGCTTCCGTCGCGCCAATGAATTACGCGGATAA
- the rsuA gene encoding 16S rRNA pseudouridine(516) synthase RsuA: protein MRLDKFIAQQLGVSRAIAGRQIRGNHITVDGEIVRDTAFKLLPEHEVAYEGNPLAQQHGPRYFMLNKPEGYVCSTDDPDHPTVLYFLDEPVAHKLHAAGRLDIDTTGLVLMTDDGQWSHRITSPRHHCEKTYLVSLENPVSDDTAAQFAKGVQLHNEKDLTKPAVLEVITPTQVRLTISEGRYHQVKRMFAAVGNHVVGLHRERIGEIALDDDLEPGEYRPLTEEEIASVGLSPR from the coding sequence ATGCGACTTGATAAGTTTATCGCTCAGCAACTCGGCGTCAGCCGTGCTATTGCCGGGCGTCAAATCCGCGGCAACCACATCACCGTGGATGGCGAAATTGTGCGAGATACGGCGTTTAAACTGCTTCCTGAACATGAGGTGGCTTACGAGGGGAACCCTCTGGCCCAGCAGCACGGCCCGCGCTACTTTATGCTCAACAAACCGGAAGGGTATGTCTGCTCAACCGACGACCCGGATCATCCTACCGTGCTCTATTTCCTTGATGAACCTGTGGCGCACAAACTCCATGCCGCCGGTCGTCTGGATATCGACACCACCGGTCTGGTGCTGATGACTGATGACGGCCAGTGGTCGCATCGCATCACTTCACCGCGTCACCACTGCGAAAAAACCTATCTCGTAAGCCTGGAAAACCCGGTCAGCGACGATACCGCAGCGCAGTTCGCCAAAGGTGTTCAACTGCACAACGAGAAAGATCTCACTAAACCGGCGGTGCTGGAAGTGATTACCCCGACGCAGGTCCGGCTGACCATCAGCGAAGGCCGCTATCACCAGGTGAAACGTATGTTCGCCGCTGTGGGCAACCACGTGGTGGGGCTGCATCGTGAACGTATTGGTGAGATTGCGCTCGACGACGACCTTGAGCCGGGCGAATACCGTCCGTTAACCGAAGAAGAAATCGCCAGCGTCGGCCTGTCGCCGCGCTAA
- a CDS encoding Bcr/CflA family multidrug efflux MFS transporter, translating to MTSRQPSSFNIVFILGLLAMLMPLSIDMYLPALPVISQQFGVPAGSAQMTLSTYILGFAVGQLLYGPMADSLGRKPVILGGTLIFAVAAIACALSKSIDQLIVMRFFHGLAAAAASVVINALMRDIYPKEEFSRMMSFVMLVTTIAPLVAPMAGGAVLVWFSWRSIFWILAAAAILASLAIWFFIAETLPVEKRQKFHLRTVLGNFASLFRHKRVLSYMLASGFSFAAMFSFLSAGPFVYIELNHVSPQHFGYYFALNIVFLFIMTTINSRIVRRVGALNMFRAGLFVQFAMAVWMVACALLDVGFWSLVLGIAVFVGCVSMVSSNAMAVILDEFPHMAGTASSLAGTFRFGIGAIIGALLSLATFNSAWPMILSIGLCASCSLFFLLYASRRRKCA from the coding sequence GTGACATCCAGGCAGCCTTCGTCATTCAATATCGTGTTTATCCTTGGCCTGCTGGCCATGCTGATGCCGCTTTCTATTGATATGTATCTTCCGGCGCTGCCGGTTATTTCACAACAGTTTGGCGTACCGGCCGGTAGCGCGCAGATGACCCTCAGCACCTACATTCTGGGGTTTGCTGTCGGCCAGTTGCTGTACGGTCCGATGGCCGATAGCCTTGGGCGCAAGCCGGTTATCCTTGGCGGCACGCTGATTTTTGCGGTTGCCGCCATTGCCTGCGCGCTGTCAAAAAGCATCGATCAGCTCATTGTGATGCGCTTCTTCCACGGCCTGGCGGCTGCGGCGGCAAGCGTGGTGATTAACGCCCTGATGCGCGATATCTATCCGAAAGAAGAGTTCTCAAGGATGATGTCGTTTGTCATGCTGGTGACCACCATTGCGCCGCTGGTGGCTCCGATGGCGGGTGGCGCGGTGTTGGTCTGGTTTAGCTGGCGGTCGATTTTCTGGATCCTGGCCGCGGCGGCGATTCTGGCATCGCTGGCTATCTGGTTCTTTATCGCGGAAACGCTACCCGTTGAAAAGCGGCAGAAGTTTCATTTACGCACGGTGCTGGGTAACTTCGCCTCGCTGTTCCGCCACAAACGCGTACTGTCGTATATGTTGGCGAGCGGTTTTAGCTTTGCCGCAATGTTCTCGTTTTTGAGCGCCGGGCCGTTTGTTTATATTGAGCTTAACCATGTTTCGCCCCAGCATTTTGGCTATTACTTCGCGCTGAATATCGTTTTCCTGTTCATCATGACCACCATCAACAGCCGCATTGTGCGTCGGGTCGGGGCGTTAAACATGTTTCGCGCTGGGTTGTTTGTTCAGTTTGCCATGGCGGTGTGGATGGTGGCGTGTGCACTGCTGGACGTCGGATTCTGGTCGCTGGTGTTGGGCATTGCGGTGTTCGTGGGCTGCGTGTCGATGGTCTCCTCAAATGCGATGGCGGTTATTCTCGACGAGTTCCCGCATATGGCTGGCACGGCGTCGTCGCTTGCCGGAACCTTCCGTTTCGGGATTGGCGCGATCATTGGCGCGCTGCTGTCGCTGGCAACGTTCAATTCCGCCTGGCCGATGATCCTCTCCATTGGGCTGTGTGCAAGCTGCTCACTCTTTTTCCTGCTCTACGCCAGCCGTCGGCGAAAGTGCGCGTAG
- a CDS encoding YejG family protein — protein MTTLQLSIVHRLPQDYRWAAGFAGSRVEPIPQSGDSNENALVALKLLSPDGDNAWPVMHTLSQALSDISLESSVLECEGEPCLFVKRQDECAATCRLKNFGVAIAETFSGNNPF, from the coding sequence GTGACCACATTACAGCTTTCAATAGTACATCGACTGCCGCAGGACTATCGCTGGGCGGCGGGGTTCGCAGGTTCAAGAGTTGAACCGATTCCGCAAAGTGGCGATAGCAACGAAAATGCGCTGGTGGCCCTTAAGCTGCTGAGCCCGGACGGTGATAATGCCTGGCCGGTGATGCATACCTTAAGCCAGGCGTTGTCGGATATCTCGCTGGAAAGCTCCGTACTGGAGTGTGAAGGGGAGCCGTGTCTGTTTGTTAAACGTCAGGACGAGTGTGCCGCGACCTGTCGTCTGAAAAATTTTGGCGTGGCGATTGCCGAAACGTTTTCCGGCAATAATCCGTTCTGA
- the yejF gene encoding microcin C ABC transporter ATP-binding protein YejF: MSHPLLEIDNLSIAFRNQGVTRTVVSDLSLQIDAGETLALVGESGSGKSVSALSVLRLLPQPPVSYPGGDIRFQGQSLLHASEQTLRGVRGNRIAMIFQEPMVSLNPLHTLEKQLYEVLSLHRGMRKEPARAEMLDCLDRVGIRNAAKRLADYPHQLSGGERQRVMIAMALLTRPDLLIADEPTTALDVSVQAQILALLRELKRELNMGLLFITHNLSIVRKLADRVAVMQQGRCVEQNSAQALFAAPVHPYTRKLLDSEPSGSPVPLPADAATLLKVNDLSVEFPIRKGVLRRIVDNNRVVNNVSFTLRAGETLGLVGESGSGKSTTGLALLRLIASKGEIQFAGEMLQGRSRKQLLPLRHRIQVVFQDPNSSLNPRLNALQIIEEGLRVHHPALSAIDREQRVVLAMQEVGLDPDTRQRYPAEFSGGQRQRIAIARALILKPELIILDEPTSSLDRTVQAQILALLKELQKKYRLAYIFISHDLHVVRSLCHQVIVLQQGKVVEQGECQRVFAAPEQDYTRQLITLS; encoded by the coding sequence ATGAGTCATCCTCTGCTTGAAATAGACAATCTTTCCATCGCCTTTCGCAATCAGGGCGTCACGCGTACGGTGGTCAGCGATCTCTCTTTACAGATAGACGCAGGCGAAACGCTGGCGCTGGTTGGGGAATCGGGCTCGGGAAAAAGCGTCAGCGCGCTCTCCGTTTTGCGCCTGCTGCCGCAGCCGCCGGTGAGCTATCCTGGCGGCGATATCCGTTTTCAGGGCCAATCCCTGCTGCACGCCAGTGAACAGACACTTCGTGGTGTGCGCGGCAATCGCATTGCGATGATTTTTCAGGAGCCGATGGTTTCACTGAACCCGTTGCACACGCTGGAAAAACAGCTTTACGAAGTGCTCTCCCTGCACCGGGGGATGCGCAAAGAGCCCGCGCGGGCAGAAATGTTAGATTGTCTGGACAGGGTTGGCATCCGTAACGCCGCTAAACGGCTGGCGGATTATCCGCATCAGCTCTCCGGAGGCGAGCGTCAACGCGTGATGATTGCGATGGCATTACTGACGCGCCCTGACCTGTTGATTGCCGATGAACCGACCACCGCACTGGATGTGTCGGTTCAGGCGCAAATTCTCGCCCTGTTGCGCGAGCTAAAACGCGAGTTAAATATGGGGCTGCTGTTTATCACCCATAACCTTAGCATTGTGCGCAAGCTGGCTGACCGGGTGGCGGTCATGCAGCAGGGCCGCTGCGTGGAGCAGAATAGCGCTCAGGCGCTGTTTGCCGCGCCCGTTCATCCGTATACCCGCAAGCTGCTCGACAGCGAGCCGTCGGGCTCTCCGGTGCCTTTACCGGCGGATGCCGCCACGTTGCTGAAGGTAAACGATCTCAGCGTCGAATTTCCGATTCGTAAAGGCGTCCTGCGCCGCATCGTTGATAACAATCGCGTGGTGAACAATGTAAGCTTTACCCTGCGCGCGGGCGAAACGCTGGGGCTGGTTGGGGAATCGGGTTCCGGTAAAAGCACCACCGGGTTGGCGCTGCTGCGGCTTATTGCCTCCAAAGGCGAGATTCAGTTTGCCGGAGAAATGCTACAGGGCCGTAGCCGTAAGCAGCTCCTGCCGCTGCGCCATCGTATTCAGGTGGTCTTTCAGGACCCGAACTCGTCGCTTAATCCGCGTTTGAACGCACTGCAAATCATTGAAGAAGGTTTACGCGTGCACCATCCGGCACTGTCGGCAATCGATCGCGAACAACGCGTGGTTCTGGCCATGCAGGAAGTGGGGTTAGATCCCGACACGCGTCAGCGCTATCCGGCGGAATTTTCCGGCGGTCAACGTCAGCGTATCGCCATCGCGCGGGCGCTGATCCTGAAACCCGAATTGATCATCCTTGATGAACCCACGTCATCGCTCGATCGCACCGTTCAGGCGCAGATACTGGCATTATTGAAGGAATTGCAGAAGAAGTACCGGCTGGCTTATATCTTTATCAGCCACGACCTGCACGTGGTACGTTCGCTGTGCCATCAGGTGATTGTGCTGCAACAGGGAAAAGTTGTCGAACAGGGTGAGTGCCAGCGCGTTTTCGCTGCACCAGAGCAGGATTACACCCGCCAGCTCATAACGCTGAGCTGA
- a CDS encoding microcin C ABC transporter permease, with protein sequence MMALNPINQARWARFRHNRRGYWSLWIFLIVFVCSMCSELIANDRPLLVQYKGSLYVPLVKEYSEQTFGGQFATAADYQDPWLRKQLSENGWVLWAPVRYGATTIDFNTDLPFPSPPSSQNWLGTDANGGDVLARILYGTRISILFGLMLTICSSVMGVAAGAIQGYYGGKVDLWGQRFIEVWSGMPTLFLIILLSSVVQPGFWWLLAITVLFGWMSLVGVVRAEFLRTRNYDYIRAAQALGVSDRSIIFRHMLPNAMVATLTFLPFILCSSITTLTSLDFLGFGLPLGSPSLGELLLQGKNNLQAPWLGITAFLSVAVLLSLLIFIGEAVRDAFDPNKAV encoded by the coding sequence ATGATGGCGTTAAACCCAATTAATCAGGCCCGCTGGGCGCGCTTTCGCCATAACCGTCGTGGCTACTGGTCGTTATGGATCTTTTTGATCGTCTTCGTATGCAGCATGTGTTCCGAACTCATCGCCAACGATCGCCCTTTACTGGTGCAGTACAAAGGCAGCCTCTATGTGCCGCTGGTGAAAGAGTACAGCGAACAAACTTTCGGCGGCCAGTTCGCCACCGCCGCCGATTATCAGGACCCGTGGCTACGTAAGCAGTTGAGCGAAAACGGCTGGGTGCTGTGGGCGCCGGTTCGCTACGGCGCAACAACCATCGACTTTAATACGGATCTCCCCTTCCCTTCTCCGCCCTCATCGCAAAACTGGCTGGGCACCGACGCAAACGGCGGCGATGTGCTGGCGCGTATTCTCTACGGCACACGCATCTCGATTCTGTTTGGCCTGATGCTGACGATTTGCTCAAGCGTAATGGGCGTCGCGGCCGGTGCAATTCAGGGTTATTACGGCGGTAAGGTTGACCTGTGGGGGCAACGTTTTATTGAGGTATGGTCCGGCATGCCGACGCTGTTCTTAATAATTTTGCTCTCAAGCGTCGTGCAACCCGGGTTCTGGTGGCTGCTGGCAATCACCGTTTTGTTTGGCTGGATGTCGCTGGTCGGCGTGGTGCGCGCGGAATTTTTACGCACGCGAAACTATGACTATATTCGCGCGGCGCAGGCGCTGGGGGTGAGCGATCGCAGTATTATTTTCCGCCATATGCTGCCCAATGCGATGGTCGCCACCCTCACCTTCCTGCCGTTTATTTTATGCAGCTCGATTACCACCCTAACCTCGCTGGATTTCCTCGGCTTCGGCCTGCCGCTGGGGTCGCCGTCGTTAGGTGAATTGCTGTTGCAGGGCAAGAATAACCTTCAGGCCCCGTGGCTCGGCATCACGGCGTTTCTTTCCGTTGCCGTACTGTTGTCGCTGCTGATTTTCATCGGCGAAGCGGTGCGCGATGCTTTCGATCCGAATAAGGCGGTTTAA
- a CDS encoding microcin C ABC transporter permease YejB has translation MSAYLLRRLLLIIPTLWAIITLNFFIVQIAPGGPVDQAIAAVEFGNPGGLPGTGGGGSGGGHARAGVGNIADSQYRGGRGLDPEVIAEITQRYGFDKPLHERYFKMLWDYIRFDFGNSLFRNASVLQLMKDSLPVSITLGLWSTLIIYPVSIPLGIRKAVQNGSRFDTWSSALIIIGYAIPAFLFAILLIVFFAGGSYYDLFPLRGLVSANFDTLPWYQKITDYLWHITLPVLATVIGGFAALTMLTKNSFLDEIRKQYVVTARAKGVSEHNILWKHIFRNAMLLVIAGFPATFISMFFTGSLLIEVMFSLNGLGLLGYEATVSRDYPVMFGTLYIFTLIGLLLNIVSDITYTLVDPRIDFEGRG, from the coding sequence ATGAGTGCCTATTTGCTCCGCCGCTTATTGCTGATTATCCCAACGCTGTGGGCAATCATCACGCTTAACTTTTTTATTGTGCAGATTGCACCCGGTGGCCCGGTCGACCAGGCCATTGCCGCCGTTGAATTCGGCAACCCCGGTGGTTTGCCCGGTACGGGCGGCGGTGGCTCCGGCGGCGGTCATGCACGCGCGGGCGTGGGTAATATCGCCGACAGCCAGTATCGCGGCGGGCGAGGCCTTGACCCGGAAGTGATTGCTGAAATTACACAGCGCTACGGTTTTGATAAACCGCTGCACGAACGCTACTTCAAAATGCTGTGGGATTACATCCGCTTTGATTTCGGCAATAGCCTGTTTCGTAATGCTTCCGTTTTACAGTTGATGAAGGACAGCCTGCCCGTTTCGATTACGCTCGGCCTGTGGAGCACGCTGATTATTTACCCGGTGTCGATACCGCTCGGTATTCGCAAAGCGGTACAAAACGGCAGCCGTTTCGACACCTGGAGCAGCGCGTTGATTATTATCGGCTATGCCATTCCGGCATTTCTGTTCGCTATCTTGTTGATTGTGTTCTTCGCTGGCGGCAGTTACTACGATCTGTTCCCGCTGCGCGGTCTGGTATCGGCCAATTTTGACACCCTGCCCTGGTATCAAAAAATCACAGACTATCTTTGGCACATCACTCTACCGGTGCTGGCGACGGTGATTGGCGGCTTTGCGGCGCTCACCATGCTGACTAAAAACTCATTTCTTGATGAAATCCGCAAGCAATACGTTGTCACCGCCCGCGCCAAGGGCGTCAGCGAGCACAACATTCTGTGGAAGCATATTTTTCGCAACGCCATGCTGCTGGTCATTGCCGGTTTTCCGGCCACCTTTATCAGCATGTTCTTTACCGGTTCGCTGCTGATTGAAGTGATGTTTTCCCTGAACGGGCTGGGGCTTCTGGGTTATGAGGCGACCGTCTCGCGCGACTACCCGGTGATGTTCGGCACGCTCTACATTTTCACGCTGATTGGCCTGCTGCTGAATATCGTCAGTGATATCACCTATACACTGGTCGATCCGCGCATCGATTTTGAGGGGCGGGGATGA